From the genome of Pseudomonas hamedanensis:
TTCTGACAGTTGATGCAGTCGTAGGTCCAGAAATCCACCAGTACCACTTTGCCGCGCAAAGACTCGGGGCTCAGCTCCGGCGAATTGAGCCACTGCACGGCGCCGGACAGCGACGGCATGGCGCCTTTGGCTTCATCCATCATCGAGTCGGCGCGGACCTTGCTGACGAAGTAATCGACCACTTTCGGTACGTTTTCCAGAACGTTTTTCTCGACACTGGCAATGCCCTCGGAGGACGTGCCGGCGAGCAGGGTTTTGTCTGCGCCCGTCGAGATCACTGCAACGGTCGCAAGTACCGCCACCCCGGCACCGTGGCGCAACCAGCCGCTGAACGGGATCGACGGTTTCAGCCGATTGACCAGACCGCGCCCGGCGAAAATCAATGTCCCCAGCGACAAGGCGCTGCCGGCGCCGTAAGCCAGCAGCAACAGGCTGGTCTGCGCATTGGCACCTTGCAGCATCGCTCCGGTGAGAATCACCCCGAGGATCGGCCCCGCACACGGCGCCCACAGCAGACCGGTAGCGACGCCAAGCATGATCGAGCCCATCGGGCCGGCGCGTTTACGGGTGTCCTGGTCGAGGCGATTGCCCAGCGCAACAAAGGGCCGGGTCAGCCAGTCGCCGACGCGTGCCGAGATCAGCGATAGGGCAAACAGCGCCATCACGACCAAGGCAACGTGGCGGCCGGTGTTACTGGCCTGAATCACCCACTCGCTGCTGACCACGGCGATGCTTGAGATCAGCGCGAAGGTCAGCGCCATGCCGCCGAGGGTCAGCAAGATCGAGGAACGCGTACGGTTGGCGCCAGCGAACAGAAACGGCACCACCGGCAGGATGCAGGGACTGAGGACGGTCAGCAGACCGCCGAGAAATGCAATGAGGTACATAGGGGGGTCACCTTGAATGAGGGCTGGGCACGCAACCGGCCAGCGAGGGAAACACCCCCTCGCTAGCTCGCTTTATTGACGCCGTGACTCATACGTTCTGGCCGTCGAGCAACTGCCCTTGAGGCGTGCGACTGGTACCGTTTTCTGCGACCAGTTGGCCTTGAGGTGTGCGGCTGGAGCCATCCGCGGCGAGGGTCTGGCCTTGTGGCGTGCGGCTGGAGCCATCAGCGGCGACCAACTGGCCCTGCGGTGTGCGGCTGGACC
Proteins encoded in this window:
- a CDS encoding cytochrome c biogenesis protein DipZ; translated protein: MYLIAFLGGLLTVLSPCILPVVPFLFAGANRTRSSILLTLGGMALTFALISSIAVVSSEWVIQASNTGRHVALVVMALFALSLISARVGDWLTRPFVALGNRLDQDTRKRAGPMGSIMLGVATGLLWAPCAGPILGVILTGAMLQGANAQTSLLLLAYGAGSALSLGTLIFAGRGLVNRLKPSIPFSGWLRHGAGVAVLATVAVISTGADKTLLAGTSSEGIASVEKNVLENVPKVVDYFVSKVRADSMMDEAKGAMPSLSGAVQWLNSPELSPESLRGKVVLVDFWTYDCINCQNTLPYVKEWARKYEKDGLVVIGVHTPEYGYERIINNVKDQVKKLGITYPVAIDNNYVIWRNFNNQYWPAHYLIDAKGQVRYSHFGEGRYEAQEQMIQQLLKEAKAPEA